The following is a genomic window from Niabella soli DSM 19437.
TTGGTGTTCTCTTTCAAAGAAGGCATCACATCATTCAGAATACCATTCAATTGGTTTTCGTTCACTGCAAACACCAATGCAAAGTCCAGCTTCCTTGAACGAAGCAAGGGAGTCATGTTTTTTGCAAATGATAATTTACTGAACTGTTTTTCGATTGAAGACGGAAGTCCTTGGATTAAGAGATTTTTTTCTTCTGCGTACTGTAGTTTTTCGAACACTGTTTGAATCATAAGAACTCTGAAGGGGTTTATTAAAAAATCTGACAATAATCTTTTTTGGCAAACACCTGCACAATCAGAGTGCAAAAGTACAAAAAAAAAGTGTTTCGGACAAATCTTTAACAAAAAGCCCCTGTTGCGTACAACGGGGGCCATAATAGCTTTATAAATAATTACTTGTTTACCGGGCGATAATATTTCATTGCTTCCGGCATAAATTTCTGTAATTGCTCTATCCTATGCTCTGGCCCGGGGTGAGTGCTCAAAAATTCCGGCGTTGATCCGCTGCCGGCTTTGGCCTGCATTCTTTGCCATAATCCAATGGCTTCCTGTGGATTATAGCCCGCCATGGCGGCCCATATTATGCCATAATGATCGGCCTCCAGCTCCTGCTTGCGGGAAAAGGCCAGCAAGCCTACCTGGGAGCCTACGCCTACCGCCGCGCCAAATAACTGCCTTACCCCCGGCGATGTTTTGTTAGCGGCAAAAGCATCCAGTATATTGGTACCAAACTGCGCTGCCATCCCCTGGCTCATACGCTCATTGGTATGACCAAACAGCGCATGGCTTACTTCATGCCCCAGCACATTGGCCAGGGCCGCTTCATTTTGGGTAATGGGCAGCAAGCCTGTATACACCACAATTTTGCCGCCGGGCATGCACCAGGCATTGGCCTCATTACTTTGCACCAGCCGGGTTTCCCATTGATACCCGCTTAAATCATTACTAAGATTATTCTGACGGTAATAGGCATTCACAGCATTGATGATCCGCTGCCCCACCCGGTTCACCATTTCCGCATCCCTGTTATTGGAAGAAGCAGTAACTACCTTGTTGCTTGACAGGAAGGACTGATATTCGGTAACGGCCATTTGCTGCAACTGAGATTCGGGCAATAACTTCATCTGACTTCTGCCGGTGACCGCATTTGTGGCGCATCCATAAAATAAAGTAGCGCCGGCTAATACAAAAAGCGCATTTTTAAGCATAGCTATACACATTTAATTTTGATTTAAAAACTTATAGGGTACCAAAATCAGGCCAGTATTGGTATTGGAACAAACTTAAAAAAAGAAAGGCTTAAAGACTTCGGCTGTTGCGTTGCTGCCGGCGGCGGTCCCTGTTTTTAAAAATAGGAACTTTATTTTCGCCACCCCGGATGATGCGCCCGATATTCTTTTGATGGGTAAGAATCACCAGTAAGGCTACTGCAACGGCAAAGACCCTGTAAAAGTGATTGTCTACATTAAAGATGACCAAAATAAATAACGGGAAGGCCAGGCTGGCCAGAATAGAACTTAAAGATACAAAACGGGTCAGGTACAGCACTAATAAAAACACACCAGAGCATGCCAGCGCTGTCCAGGGGCTTATCCCAATGATAATCCCGAACAGGGTGGCCACGCCTTTTCCACCACGAAAATTAGCCCATATAGGAAATATATGACCCAATACCGCGGCCATACCAAATATCAACTGAATATTTAAATAGATGATTTCATTATTGGCATATTCCGGCAGAAAGGTGGCCAGCTTTACGGCAAGAAACCCCTTTAGCGAATCGCAGATCATCACGAAGGATCCCCAGCGGGGGCCCAGCACCCGAAAGGTATTGGTGGCGCCTGCATTACCACTTCCATACTCTCTTATATCAATCCCAAAAAAACCTTTACTTACCCAAACTGATGTAGGAATACTACCAAGGCAATACGCTAATAAAAAGAGTAGTACATAGTTCATGTATATCCGGCTAAGTGAGGGGCAAAGGTAATGATAAAAAACAATAGCGCCTTAATAATTCATTAACACTCAATGCTATTTTTGTGCGTAGCACCTGATACACAACCAGTTATTTTTTACTATAGTATTTGTTAAAATTAGTCCCGCTGCTTTTACAAATGTCGTCATTTCTACCTCATCGCTTGCCAAAAGACCGCTCAGCAGCAACGTTCCGCCCGGCGTCAATTGCGCTTTTAATTGGGGAATAGTGGCCAGTAAAATATTTTTATTGATGTTGGCCAAAATAACATCAAATGTTCTTTGCTGATTGGCGCTGTCAGAAAGTATCAGTTCAATACCGGCGGCATCGTTTATTTCAAAATTTTCCTTTGCATTGGCGATGCTCCATTCGTCCAGATCGGTAGCCCGTATGGATGCCGCTCCCAGTTTTTTTGCAAGTATGGCAAGAATGCCGGTACCGGTGCCAAAGTCGAATACCGATTTATTTTTAAAATCGATGGTCTGCATTTGCTGCATCATTAACCAGGTAGTGGCATGATGCCCTGTGCCAAAGCTCATTTTAGGATTGATAAGAACCTCATGTTGTGCTGCGGGAAAGGGCGGATGGAACGAGGCGCGCACGGCAACAAAATCGTCCACCAGCACCGGTTCAAAATTTGATTCCCATAACGCATTCCAGTTTTGGGCTGCCAGTTCTTTTACCTCATAACGCAACTCCAGTTCTTTTGCCAAATGATCCAGCGTTTCGTTATCAATTTTATTACTGCTGAAGAAAGCAGTTACGGTAAGTTCGCCTTCTTCAAAGCCGTCTGCTTTTTCCGCAAGTGCCGCTATTAGTAAATCTGCCCTTGCTGCGGTAACGTTCGTAAACACTACTTCTGTATATTTTTCGTTCAATTCCATTTTAAATCAGTTTGCTGATTGCATAAATAAGCAATCCCACCAGTCCGCCAACCAATGTTCCGTTGATGCGAATAAACTGCAGATCCTTGCCCACTTCCAGCTCCAGTTTACTGCTCAACTCCTTTCCTTCCCAATTGCCAACGGTATTGCTGATGAGCGCACCCGCCTGCTTCGTATTTCTTAAAATATACGTGTAGGCATTGTAGCGGATCCACCCGTCAATACGGTTTCTCAACACTTCATCCTGTTGCAAATTACGGGCAAGATCCTGAACCGACCTTGTAAAATAATTTTTAAGCGCTGAATGTTCTGCGGAAAGATCATTGATAATACTCATTTGCACGCTTTTCCAGATCGCCGCAGCGTACTCTTTTAATTTGTCTGGCGGCAGCAATTGTTCTTTCAACGCTTTTAATTCCGTTTCCCATTTAGGATTCGTTTTTAATGCTGAGGCAAAGAGCTCTAATTGTTTATTTACGTCATTACGGATCTTGTGCGTTGGATCCTTTTCAATTTCATCCAGATACTTGGCGATACCCGCTGTAAGTTTTTCTGCAATATAATTATCAACAAAGCCAGGAATTAAAAAATGACTTTCCTGCTTTACTTTCTGTTTTATCAGGTCTTCATTATTGAGCACATATTGCCGCACCTTATTTACCACAAAATTCAATACCCGCTCGTGGTCACCCCGCGCTATTACGAGCTGCAGCCCATTGGCAACCACTTCATTCAATTTAATATCGTTTACCAGCCCTCCTGCCTTTTTTGCAATAAAATCAGTAACGATTGTATCGTCTGCGGTTGTCGCCATTTGTTTGATCAGCCGTGTTGCTTCCGATACCAATAATGCCACATTAGACTCCTTCCCCAGCCAACCGGCAATAAAAGCGCTCACCTGCAGTTTATCGATATAAGGGCGGAGCGTAGTTGCGTTTAAAAAATTATCCACCACAAAATTGCCCAGGTTCGCGCCGATACTTTTTTTCCGGCTTTCGATCAGGTTCGTATGCGGAATGGGAAGCCCGAGGGGATGATGAAACAAGGCCGTAACGGCAAACCAATCGGCCAAAGCGCCCACCATTGCCGCTTCTGCAAAGGCTTTCACATACCCGATCCAGGGCGCTGTACTGGTTTTTAAAAGATATACGCACCCAATAAAAACAAGCATCATCAATAAAAACAAACCTGTTGCCAGTGTTTTATGCCTGCGTAACTGTACTGCTTTTATGTCGTTATTCATTATTATTAGTTAAACGGATGCTGGTTATTATATGCGTAATGCTTAACGCGCAACGCCTAATGCCTTAGCGCTCCTGCATTCTGCATTAAGCATTCAGCATTCTGCGTTCTGCATCCCCTAAAAGTATAAAAATTATGCCGATTCAACCTCGGGAACCAGGGCGAACGCAAAAATCCAAAAGCTGCCACAAATCCTCCAGAGGCGGACACAGTTCCATCGTTCTGCGTTGCGCCATAATTTAAGGATACAACGAAATTTTTTAAACCACATAGATAACAGGGGACATAAAACACATTAGCTATGTTCCCCGCCGTGGCGGGGATTCTATGCCGCCTTAAACGCTATGATTTCTATTGCGGCTATGTGTCCGCCCGGATGAACTCCGTTCGGACGGGGTTTAAAATCAGTCTAAACGATTTCGTTGTACAGAATACACAAATAGGGCATCTATTATCCTAATAAAGACGAATTCCCCGTGCACTCCTGGCGCAAAGCCTCGGAGCGGAATTGCCACTGAAACGCAGAAACACTGAAAACCCTCTGTGCCTCAGTGGCTTTCTGCACCATTAGAAAAATTTATCGGTCAACCCTGCCCCGGG
Proteins encoded in this region:
- a CDS encoding DUF445 domain-containing protein: MNNDIKAVQLRRHKTLATGLFLLMMLVFIGCVYLLKTSTAPWIGYVKAFAEAAMVGALADWFAVTALFHHPLGLPIPHTNLIESRKKSIGANLGNFVVDNFLNATTLRPYIDKLQVSAFIAGWLGKESNVALLVSEATRLIKQMATTADDTIVTDFIAKKAGGLVNDIKLNEVVANGLQLVIARGDHERVLNFVVNKVRQYVLNNEDLIKQKVKQESHFLIPGFVDNYIAEKLTAGIAKYLDEIEKDPTHKIRNDVNKQLELFASALKTNPKWETELKALKEQLLPPDKLKEYAAAIWKSVQMSIINDLSAEHSALKNYFTRSVQDLARNLQQDEVLRNRIDGWIRYNAYTYILRNTKQAGALISNTVGNWEGKELSSKLELEVGKDLQFIRINGTLVGGLVGLLIYAISKLI
- the prmA gene encoding 50S ribosomal protein L11 methyltransferase, coding for MELNEKYTEVVFTNVTAARADLLIAALAEKADGFEEGELTVTAFFSSNKIDNETLDHLAKELELRYEVKELAAQNWNALWESNFEPVLVDDFVAVRASFHPPFPAAQHEVLINPKMSFGTGHHATTWLMMQQMQTIDFKNKSVFDFGTGTGILAILAKKLGAASIRATDLDEWSIANAKENFEINDAAGIELILSDSANQQRTFDVILANINKNILLATIPQLKAQLTPGGTLLLSGLLASDEVEMTTFVKAAGLILTNTIVKNNWLCIRCYAQK
- the plsY gene encoding glycerol-3-phosphate 1-O-acyltransferase PlsY — its product is MNYVLLFLLAYCLGSIPTSVWVSKGFFGIDIREYGSGNAGATNTFRVLGPRWGSFVMICDSLKGFLAVKLATFLPEYANNEIIYLNIQLIFGMAAVLGHIFPIWANFRGGKGVATLFGIIIGISPWTALACSGVFLLVLYLTRFVSLSSILASLAFPLFILVIFNVDNHFYRVFAVAVALLVILTHQKNIGRIIRGGENKVPIFKNRDRRRQQRNSRSL
- a CDS encoding M48 family metallopeptidase; protein product: MLKNALFVLAGATLFYGCATNAVTGRSQMKLLPESQLQQMAVTEYQSFLSSNKVVTASSNNRDAEMVNRVGQRIINAVNAYYRQNNLSNDLSGYQWETRLVQSNEANAWCMPGGKIVVYTGLLPITQNEAALANVLGHEVSHALFGHTNERMSQGMAAQFGTNILDAFAANKTSPGVRQLFGAAVGVGSQVGLLAFSRKQELEADHYGIIWAAMAGYNPQEAIGLWQRMQAKAGSGSTPEFLSTHPGPEHRIEQLQKFMPEAMKYYRPVNK